From Fusobacterium mortiferum ATCC 9817, a single genomic window includes:
- the msrAB gene encoding bifunctional peptide-methionine (S)-S-oxide reductase MsrA/peptide-methionine (R)-S-oxide reductase MsrB — protein MKKFYKIFLTFLFLIGGTMVFANRRGIENFELKTLDGKEYTLPKGKKVYLKAWASWCPICLSSLEELDSFTKEEDRIEIVTVVFPGKSGEMSKEEFKKWYSSLGYKNIKVLVDEKGELLKKARIRAFPTSIFIDETGEIKGVVPGQLPKEQILKIMGVDSQKKEEVVKKEDNVPVTSKNEGQKIEEIYLAGGCFWGVEAYMERIYGVVDAVSGYANGKTENPRYEDVVYRDTGHAETVKVTYDSNKISLSTLLEYYFRIVDPTSLNKQGNDRGTQYRTGIYYIKAEDEKVVTQALENLQKKYDKKVVIENKPLENFYLAEEYHQDYLKKNPNGYCHIDLNKANDIIVDASKYKKLSDKELREKLSEKEYRITQLNDTERAFDNEYWNFFEPGIYVDITTGEPLFSSKDKYNSMCGWPSFTKPISEDVVTYHTDRSFNMVRTEVRSRVGDAHLGHVFEDGPKDKGGLRYCINSGALNFIPVDEMEKEGYGYLLKLVK, from the coding sequence ATGAAAAAATTTTATAAAATATTTTTAACTTTTCTTTTTTTAATAGGAGGAACTATGGTATTTGCAAATAGAAGAGGAATAGAGAATTTTGAGTTAAAAACATTAGATGGAAAAGAGTATACTTTACCAAAAGGTAAGAAGGTTTATTTAAAAGCTTGGGCTTCATGGTGTCCAATATGTTTGTCTAGTTTAGAGGAATTAGATAGTTTTACAAAAGAAGAGGACAGAATAGAGATAGTAACAGTAGTTTTCCCAGGAAAAAGTGGAGAGATGAGTAAGGAAGAGTTTAAAAAGTGGTATTCATCTTTAGGATATAAAAATATAAAGGTACTTGTAGATGAGAAGGGAGAGCTGTTAAAAAAAGCAAGAATAAGAGCTTTTCCAACTTCTATCTTTATAGATGAAACTGGAGAGATAAAAGGAGTTGTTCCAGGACAACTACCTAAGGAGCAAATTTTAAAAATAATGGGAGTAGACTCTCAAAAGAAAGAGGAAGTTGTAAAAAAAGAGGATAATGTACCAGTAACTTCAAAGAATGAGGGACAAAAAATTGAAGAGATATATTTAGCAGGAGGATGCTTCTGGGGAGTAGAGGCATATATGGAGAGAATCTATGGGGTTGTAGATGCTGTTTCAGGATATGCTAATGGTAAGACAGAAAATCCAAGATATGAGGATGTAGTATATAGAGATACAGGACATGCTGAAACTGTAAAAGTAACTTACGACAGTAACAAAATATCTTTAAGTACTCTACTGGAGTATTATTTTAGAATAGTAGACCCTACAAGCCTTAATAAGCAGGGAAATGATAGAGGAACACAATATAGAACAGGTATATATTATATAAAAGCTGAAGATGAAAAAGTAGTAACTCAAGCATTAGAAAATTTACAAAAGAAATATGATAAAAAAGTAGTTATAGAAAATAAACCTTTAGAAAACTTTTACTTAGCTGAAGAGTATCATCAAGATTATTTAAAGAAAAATCCCAATGGATATTGTCATATAGATTTAAATAAGGCTAATGACATAATAGTAGATGCAAGTAAGTATAAGAAACTTTCAGATAAAGAGTTAAGAGAAAAATTAAGTGAGAAGGAGTATAGAATAACTCAGTTAAATGATACTGAAAGAGCATTTGACAATGAGTATTGGAACTTTTTTGAGCCTGGAATATATGTGGATATAACAACTGGGGAACCTCTTTTCTCATCTAAAGATAAGTATAACTCTATGTGTGGTTGGCCTAGTTTTACTAAACCAATAAGTGAAGATGTAGTAACTTATCATACAGATAGAAGTTTTAATATGGTTAGAACAGAGGTTAGAAGTAGAGTAGGAGATGCCCACTTAGGACATGTATTTGAAGATGGACCAAAGGATAAAGGTGGGTTAAGATATTGTATAAATAGTGGAGCACTAAATTTTATCCCGGTAGATGAGATGGAAAAAGAAGGATATGGATATCTTCTAAAATTAGTAAAATAA
- a CDS encoding MerR family transcriptional regulator: MNRRDKKLYTTGEFAKKFNIKKDTLFYYDKIGLFQPIEVDAKGYRYYSSTQIPILATILAFREMNISISKLQEYFATPSVSKLLELVDEQIVGIDREIKRLENIKRRFESIKENLLEGESVEFEKLYIKKEKSREYIYSNLTDKDLEISLEEWLEMYNEFMLKLNKIDVISIGSVICVEDLKKRNFGRVCCLFIEDRKDEVELEEKTYAVYYYKGGVEEIDRIYNDILNKIEKENYVVLGDAYEEYLITELEGLPENINVVKIKIEIGREYKK; encoded by the coding sequence ATGAATAGAAGAGATAAAAAATTATATACAACAGGGGAGTTTGCTAAAAAATTTAATATCAAGAAGGATACTCTTTTTTATTATGATAAGATAGGACTATTTCAACCAATAGAGGTAGATGCAAAGGGTTATAGATATTATAGCTCAACTCAAATTCCTATTTTAGCTACAATTTTAGCATTTAGAGAGATGAATATTTCAATAAGTAAATTACAGGAATATTTTGCAACACCATCAGTATCTAAGCTATTAGAATTAGTAGATGAGCAGATAGTAGGAATAGATAGAGAGATAAAGAGATTAGAAAATATAAAAAGGAGATTTGAAAGTATAAAGGAAAATCTTCTTGAAGGAGAGAGTGTTGAGTTTGAAAAACTTTATATAAAAAAAGAGAAGAGCAGAGAGTATATCTATAGTAATTTGACAGATAAAGATTTAGAAATCTCCTTAGAAGAGTGGCTAGAGATGTACAATGAATTTATGTTGAAGTTAAATAAGATAGATGTGATAAGTATAGGTTCTGTAATATGTGTAGAAGATTTAAAAAAGAGAAACTTTGGAAGAGTATGTTGTTTATTCATAGAGGATAGAAAAGATGAAGTAGAATTAGAGGAAAAAACTTATGCAGTATATTATTATAAAGGTGGAGTAGAGGAGATAGATAGAATATATAATGATATATTAAATAAAATAGAAAAAGAAAACTATGTTGTATTAGGAGATGCATATGAAGAGTATCTTATAACGGAATTAGAGGGATTACCAGAAAATATAAATGTAGTTAAGATAAAAATAGAGATTGGAAGAGAGTACAAAAAATAA
- a CDS encoding MATE family efflux transporter, producing the protein MRVYALFSPLTTITFAVDNYLRICGKIKFSMFLNILMSFLCISLEILFLYFLNFELIGAALANCIAFFICTLIAFSQFFYKDSSLKFCKFKIELELLKSIFINGMPTFLNNVASRITNILFNYLLLYLGGVSAVSVYGILMSIEAFILPVLYGMCDALQPALGYNWGAKNYSRVKEIEKYCLIASAVASIVTSSILFFFTDEIASLFIVKKDETFIMAIPALIIYATTYLTRWFSFAIQSFMSAIGKFSFATIISLCVSFIFPIISIPILWNLKLTGLWLNSSITSMLTGIISMLLLKKLLRNFKQKNI; encoded by the coding sequence TTGAGAGTATATGCTTTATTTTCTCCACTTACTACTATCACTTTTGCAGTTGATAATTATTTAAGAATTTGTGGAAAAATAAAATTTAGTATGTTCTTAAATATTTTAATGTCATTTTTATGTATCTCTCTTGAGATTTTATTTCTATATTTCTTAAATTTTGAATTAATAGGTGCTGCCCTTGCTAACTGTATAGCATTTTTTATATGTACTCTTATAGCTTTTTCTCAATTTTTTTATAAAGATAGTAGCTTAAAATTTTGTAAATTTAAAATTGAGTTAGAACTTTTAAAATCAATATTTATAAATGGAATGCCCACATTTTTAAATAATGTAGCTAGCCGTATCACTAATATTTTATTTAATTACTTATTACTCTATCTAGGTGGAGTTTCAGCTGTTAGTGTCTATGGGATATTGATGTCTATTGAAGCTTTTATCCTACCTGTTCTCTATGGTATGTGCGACGCTTTACAACCAGCACTTGGATATAACTGGGGAGCTAAAAATTACTCTCGTGTTAAAGAGATAGAAAAATATTGTTTAATTGCTAGTGCTGTAGCTTCTATAGTTACAAGTTCTATTCTTTTTTTCTTTACTGATGAGATTGCTTCCCTATTTATTGTAAAAAAAGATGAAACCTTTATAATGGCTATACCCGCCCTTATAATCTATGCCACAACATACCTTACTAGATGGTTCTCCTTTGCTATACAAAGTTTTATGTCAGCCATTGGAAAATTTAGCTTTGCAACTATTATTTCACTGTGTGTAAGCTTTATTTTTCCAATAATCTCTATTCCTATTTTATGGAATTTAAAGCTTACAGGTCTTTGGTTGAACTCATCTATTACTTCAATGCTGACAGGAATTATATCAATGCTTTTATTAAAAAAACTTTTACGAAATTTTAAACAAAAAAATATATAA
- the ftsZ gene encoding cell division protein FtsZ yields MLLDQDLVKIKVLGAGGAGGNAINDMISSGVGGVEYIAANTDAQDLGKSLADIRIQLGEKLTRGLGAGADPEIGRQAAEEDVEKIKNLLEETDMLFITAGMGGGTGTGSAPVIARVAKELGVLTVAVVTRPFSFEGRKRKNNADVGIENLKKAVDALVIIPNDKLFELPDKTITLQNAFKEANNILKIGIRGVADLMIGNGLINLDFADIKATMLNSGIAVLGFGEGEGENRAIKATEKALLSPLLEKSILGASKILINITGAPDITLMEAQTISDMVRDAAGKTADDVMFGLVIEPDFGDRVQVTIIANNFANEEEKNEPFISVDTAKSEKAATETKEETEKPNLDLPPWVRKR; encoded by the coding sequence ATGTTACTAGACCAAGATTTAGTTAAAATAAAAGTACTAGGGGCAGGTGGAGCAGGTGGAAATGCTATAAATGATATGATATCTTCAGGAGTAGGAGGAGTAGAGTATATAGCTGCCAACACAGATGCTCAAGATTTAGGGAAATCATTAGCAGATATTAGAATCCAATTGGGAGAGAAATTAACAAGAGGACTTGGAGCAGGAGCTGATCCTGAGATAGGAAGACAAGCTGCTGAAGAGGATGTAGAAAAAATAAAAAATCTTTTAGAAGAGACAGATATGCTATTTATTACTGCAGGAATGGGTGGAGGAACTGGAACAGGTTCAGCACCAGTAATTGCAAGAGTAGCTAAAGAGTTAGGAGTTTTAACTGTAGCTGTTGTAACTAGACCGTTCTCATTTGAAGGAAGAAAGAGAAAAAATAATGCTGATGTAGGAATAGAAAATCTAAAGAAAGCAGTAGATGCTTTAGTAATCATTCCTAATGATAAGTTATTTGAATTACCAGATAAAACAATAACATTACAAAATGCCTTTAAAGAAGCAAACAATATCTTAAAGATAGGTATTAGAGGTGTAGCTGACCTTATGATAGGAAATGGACTTATCAACCTAGACTTTGCTGATATTAAAGCAACAATGTTAAACTCAGGTATAGCAGTATTAGGATTTGGAGAGGGAGAAGGAGAAAACAGAGCTATAAAAGCTACTGAAAAAGCATTATTATCTCCATTACTAGAAAAATCTATTCTTGGTGCTAGTAAAATACTTATTAATATTACAGGAGCACCAGATATAACATTGATGGAAGCACAAACTATCTCTGATATGGTAAGAGATGCTGCTGGTAAGACAGCTGATGACGTAATGTTTGGACTTGTTATTGAGCCAGATTTTGGAGATAGAGTTCAAGTTACAATAATAGCTAATAATTTTGCTAATGAAGAGGAAAAGAATGAACCTTTTATAAGTGTGGACACAGCGAAAAGTGAGAAAGCAGCAACTGAAACAAAAGAGGAAACAGAGAAGCCTAATTTAGATTTACCACCTTGGGTAAGAAAAAGATAA
- a CDS encoding MATE family efflux transporter: MENITLFEKTPPLKLFFKAAIPGSIGMLASAIYLFFDGVIISRLLGETAFAAFNLTIPIVVLNFGFADLIGLGSSVSIAILLGEKKFEKASKIFSLSCFTILISSTILGILLFLLAPSILHSLELLENLLDNL; this comes from the coding sequence ATGGAAAATATAACTTTGTTTGAAAAAACACCACCTTTAAAACTATTTTTTAAAGCTGCCATACCAGGTTCTATTGGAATGCTTGCTTCAGCTATATATCTATTTTTTGATGGAGTTATTATCAGTAGACTTCTAGGAGAAACTGCATTTGCTGCTTTTAATCTCACTATTCCAATAGTTGTTTTAAACTTTGGTTTTGCTGATTTAATAGGATTAGGTTCCTCAGTAAGTATTGCAATTTTATTAGGAGAAAAAAAATTTGAAAAAGCATCTAAAATTTTTTCACTCTCTTGTTTTACTATACTTATATCTAGTACTATCTTAGGTATACTACTATTTCTCCTTGCTCCCTCTATTTTACACTCTTTGGAGCTACTGGAGAACTTGCTAGACAATCTATAA
- a CDS encoding outer membrane beta-barrel protein, with product MGGFLVYEKVLLGLAVVSSIAMAEEGINLYLKTGIDISGKFKNDSIHGEVSNRAADGDGGFEFAIEGTREVYPNLELGLGIALQDHGKPDKVSLSYNQEFQTIKNTGYKSVPLYAVAKYNIPLETSVKPYLKADLGYSYNFGESDITIMGKNNERVGTSLDNTGLYYGLGAGIEYNNFLFEVMHKVNKADINYSFNDGEKLKKSYDYSRTTLSIGYKFNF from the coding sequence ATAGGAGGATTTTTAGTTTATGAAAAAGTATTATTAGGATTAGCAGTAGTGTCATCAATAGCAATGGCAGAAGAGGGAATAAACCTTTATTTAAAAACAGGGATAGATATCTCTGGAAAATTTAAAAATGATAGTATACATGGTGAAGTTTCTAATAGAGCAGCAGATGGAGATGGAGGATTTGAATTTGCTATTGAAGGAACAAGAGAAGTTTATCCAAATTTAGAGTTAGGATTAGGAATAGCATTACAGGATCATGGGAAACCAGATAAAGTTAGTTTAAGTTATAACCAAGAGTTTCAAACAATAAAAAATACAGGGTATAAGTCTGTACCATTGTATGCAGTAGCTAAGTATAATATACCACTTGAAACTAGTGTAAAACCATATTTAAAGGCTGATTTAGGTTATTCTTATAACTTTGGTGAAAGTGATATTACAATAATGGGAAAAAATAATGAGAGAGTTGGAACTTCTTTAGATAATACAGGATTATACTATGGATTAGGTGCTGGAATAGAGTATAATAATTTTTTATTTGAAGTTATGCATAAGGTAAATAAAGCAGATATAAACTACTCGTTTAATGATGGGGAAAAATTAAAGAAAAGTTATGACTATTCAAGAACAACTTTATCAATAGGATATAAATTTAATTTTTAA
- the rpmB gene encoding 50S ribosomal protein L28, with protein MQRCEITGVGLISGNQISHSHRLTRRVWKPNLQVTSINVNGTPVKVKVCSRTLKTLKGLNDVEVMKFLKANEATLSTRLQKAMAK; from the coding sequence ATGCAAAGATGTGAAATTACAGGAGTAGGACTAATCAGCGGAAACCAAATTTCTCACTCACACAGATTAACTAGAAGAGTTTGGAAACCAAATTTACAAGTTACTTCTATCAATGTAAACGGAACTCCAGTTAAAGTAAAAGTTTGTTCAAGAACTTTAAAAACTTTAAAAGGACTTAACGATGTAGAAGTTATGAAGTTCTTAAAAGCTAACGAAGCTACTTTAAGTACTAGACTTCAAAAAGCTATGGCAAAATAG
- the rpsF gene encoding 30S ribosomal protein S6, with protein sequence MKKYEIMFIINPTILEEGRDAVIEKVTGVLTAAGANIQKSEKWGERKLAYPIDKKKTGFYVLTTFEIDGTVLSDVELKLNIIEEVLRYIIVKQD encoded by the coding sequence ATGAAAAAATACGAAATTATGTTCATTATCAACCCAACTATACTTGAAGAAGGTAGAGATGCTGTTATTGAGAAAGTAACTGGAGTTTTAACTGCTGCAGGAGCTAACATTCAAAAGAGCGAAAAATGGGGAGAAAGAAAATTAGCTTATCCTATCGATAAGAAAAAAACTGGTTTCTATGTATTAACTACTTTTGAAATTGATGGAACTGTATTATCAGACGTTGAGTTAAAATTAAACATCATTGAAGAAGTATTAAGATACATCATAGTTAAGCAAGACTAA
- a CDS encoding cytochrome c biogenesis CcdA family protein, with the protein MGQDKILYSYAYLAGILSFFSPCIFPIIPVYFGILSTGKRSSILKTLFFIMGLSVAFVLLGFGFGIIGNFLTSDIFRIFSGIMIIIFGMVQTGILKIKLLEKTKLLQIETEGSGIISSFLLGFGFSLGWTPCIGPILASILLISSNGDNSLYGAVLMFVYVLGLATPFLIFSFSSQYFFKKLSFLKKYLERIKKIGGVLIIIMGILLLLNQLNIFL; encoded by the coding sequence ATGGGTCAAGATAAAATTTTATATAGTTATGCATATTTAGCAGGAATACTGTCTTTTTTCTCCCCTTGTATCTTTCCAATAATACCTGTTTATTTTGGTATTTTAAGTACTGGGAAAAGAAGTTCTATACTAAAGACACTATTCTTTATTATGGGATTGTCAGTGGCTTTTGTATTACTAGGATTTGGTTTTGGAATAATAGGTAATTTTTTAACTAGTGATATTTTTAGAATTTTTAGTGGAATTATGATAATAATCTTTGGAATGGTTCAAACTGGAATTTTAAAAATTAAGCTTTTGGAAAAAACTAAATTACTTCAAATAGAAACTGAGGGAAGTGGTATTATATCTAGTTTTCTATTAGGATTTGGATTTAGTCTAGGGTGGACACCATGTATAGGACCTATTTTAGCCTCTATTCTTCTTATATCAAGTAATGGAGATAATTCTCTATATGGTGCAGTTTTAATGTTTGTTTATGTATTAGGTTTGGCAACTCCATTTTTAATTTTTTCTTTTTCATCTCAATACTTTTTTAAAAAACTGTCTTTTTTAAAAAAATATTTAGAAAGAATAAAAAAGATAGGTGGAGTATTAATAATAATAATGGGAATTTTATTACTTTTAAACCAATTAAATATATTTTTGTAG
- the rpsR gene encoding 30S ribosomal protein S18, which yields MAEFRRRRAKLRVKAEEIDYKNVDLLKRFVSDKGKINPSRVTGANAKLQRKIAKAIKRARNIALIPYTRIEK from the coding sequence ATGGCAGAATTCAGAAGAAGAAGAGCTAAATTAAGAGTTAAAGCTGAAGAAATTGATTATAAAAACGTAGACCTTTTAAAAAGATTCGTATCTGATAAAGGAAAAATCAATCCTTCAAGAGTAACAGGAGCTAACGCTAAGTTACAAAGAAAAATAGCTAAAGCTATAAAAAGAGCTAGAAATATCGCTTTAATTCCTTATACAAGAATTGAAAAGTAA